A stretch of the Clostridium botulinum genome encodes the following:
- a CDS encoding GntR family transcriptional regulator, with product MKIVSKENPLPLHYQLKEIIRELIENDELTPGDIIPTERELCKIQNVSRMTVNKAILALVNEGLLHRQQGKGTFVSEPKKMHQLSELKGFTEEMNSKGFKTQTKILSFEIKESTKKLQNIFSLDDENKKVIEIIRLRETDKEPVAIETTILPYALFSNMTKNSLDGKSLYETFKTEYNYYPEKAKQVIEPIRLTDYECTLLNQKKNALALLFSRTTYAKQNSVIEFTKAIFRSDIYKYEMILK from the coding sequence TTGAAGATAGTTTCGAAAGAAAATCCTTTACCCTTACATTATCAACTTAAAGAAATTATACGAGAACTAATCGAAAATGATGAATTAACACCAGGAGATATAATTCCTACTGAAAGAGAACTCTGCAAAATTCAAAATGTTAGTAGAATGACTGTAAATAAAGCTATCCTTGCTCTTGTAAATGAAGGATTACTCCATAGACAACAAGGGAAAGGTACTTTTGTATCTGAGCCAAAAAAAATGCATCAATTATCTGAACTTAAAGGATTTACTGAAGAAATGAATAGTAAAGGATTTAAAACCCAAACAAAAATCTTATCTTTTGAAATAAAAGAATCTACAAAAAAACTACAAAATATTTTTTCTTTAGATGATGAAAATAAAAAAGTAATTGAAATAATAAGGCTTAGAGAAACTGATAAAGAACCCGTGGCCATAGAAACCACTATATTGCCCTACGCTCTTTTTAGTAACATGACTAAAAATTCTTTAGACGGAAAATCTCTTTATGAAACTTTTAAAACAGAATATAATTACTATCCTGAAAAAGCTAAACAAGTAATAGAACCTATTAGACTAACTGACTATGAGTGTACTCTTTTAAATCAAAAGAAAAATGCACTTGCTCTATTGTTTAGTAGAACAACTTATGCAAAACAAAATTCAGTTATAGAATTTACTAAAGCTATTTTTAGAAGTGATATATACAAATATGAAATGATTTTAAAATAA